One genomic segment of Epinephelus fuscoguttatus linkage group LG19, E.fuscoguttatus.final_Chr_v1 includes these proteins:
- the arl5c gene encoding LOW QUALITY PROTEIN: putative ADP-ribosylation factor-like protein 5C (The sequence of the model RefSeq protein was modified relative to this genomic sequence to represent the inferred CDS: substituted 1 base at 1 genomic stop codon), with protein MGFLLTKMMAVFGDREHKVIIVGLDNAGKTTILYQFLTKEAVHTSPTIGSNVEQITVRKTHFLIWDIGGQESLRASWYSYYGNTEXSILKAALVTRPLLFLFQDLQNASILILANKQDVKGSMTAAEISQCLTLNSISSHSWHVQACCALTGEGLPASLDWMKSRVVAN; from the exons ATGGGGTTCCTTCTGACCAAGATGATGGCTGTGTTCGGTGACAGAG AGCACAAAGTCATCATTGTGGGTTTGGACAATGCTGGAAAGACAACTATCCTCTATCAGTT TCTGACAAAGGAAGCCGTCCACACATCACCAACCATCGGCAGCAACGTCGAGCAGATCACCGTacgtaaaacacacttcttgATTTGGGATATTGGAGGACAGGAGAGCCTTCGAGCCAGCTGGTACTCGTACTACGGCAACACGGAG TAATCGATACTAAAAGCAGCCTTGGTAACCCGTCCTCTCTTATTCTTGTTTCAGGACCTACAGAATGCCTCCATTCTTATTTTGGCCAACAAACAAGACGTGAAGGGCTCCATGACGGCTGCAGAGATCTCCCAGTGCCTCACACTCAACTCCATCTCATCACACTCCTGGCATGTTCAAGCCTGCTGCGCCCTGACAGGAGAGGG TCTACCTGCCAGTCTGGACTGGATGAAGTCACGAGTTGTTGCGAACTAG